The DNA window CTCCTGATCATGACCGTTACCGCGCTGGCGGGATATCAACGTGGGCTGGCTAATGGTTTTATGCAGCTCAATCAGTATCGCCAGCTGTGGCGTGATGCATGGCGATTCGGGCAGCTTAGCCCTGCCGAGATTCCGGCAAACCGACAGGTATCCCGTGTGCAGACATCGGTGCAAAGATGTGTCAGCATCACGGTAACGATCACGATGCCCACCGCAAGGCGGGCGCAGATGACCCGGCTGCATTGCCCGGTCAGTCAGTAGCCA is part of the Klebsiella huaxiensis genome and encodes:
- a CDS encoding prepilin-type N-terminal cleavage/methylation domain-containing protein, translated to MPDALRRQKGFSLPETLLALVLLIMTVTALAGYQRGLANGFMQLNQYRQLWRDAWRFGQLSPAEIPANRQVSRVQTSVQRCVSITVTITMPTARRAQMTRLHCPVSQ